A section of the Flaviflexus equikiangi genome encodes:
- a CDS encoding adenylate/guanylate cyclase domain-containing protein yields MTRDTDPRKARLTVETRANSLLNGQPQFTLMEVADRLEVEPRTIRRMWTAMGFPGIEDEENDQIFTGYDIEMMRRHLDKLSAGQLDANTLNSLVLAQGHMADRLVLWQHEALVEFAESTFEIDDIAARYWVIDHVDDYLSLLEDQMRYVWRRHMAAFLRRSDLELRRRGPDLDTPDIMPLQRAVGFIDLVAFTSKSRELGSAQLVTFIRDFEFTCREIITQNGARLVKTVGDAVIFIADDLTIGAKVATELVYQLGKIEGMLPVKASLLWGRVVSSFGDIFGPTVNLASRLVDIADEGSILIDRATYTALGDAGRGSYMVLPYGQQDLGGTGTVEIFELKKFR; encoded by the coding sequence GTGACGCGTGACACAGATCCTAGGAAAGCTCGCCTGACCGTCGAGACCAGGGCGAACTCTCTCCTCAATGGACAGCCGCAGTTCACTCTGATGGAGGTGGCCGACAGGCTCGAAGTCGAGCCGCGGACCATTCGACGCATGTGGACAGCCATGGGCTTCCCCGGAATCGAAGACGAAGAGAACGACCAGATCTTCACCGGTTACGACATCGAGATGATGAGACGACACCTCGACAAGCTGTCGGCCGGTCAGCTCGACGCCAATACGCTGAACTCACTTGTCCTCGCGCAGGGGCACATGGCGGACAGGCTGGTGCTCTGGCAGCACGAAGCTCTCGTCGAGTTCGCCGAGTCGACGTTCGAGATCGACGATATCGCCGCCCGGTATTGGGTGATCGACCATGTCGACGACTATCTCTCCCTCCTCGAGGACCAGATGAGGTACGTGTGGCGCCGGCACATGGCGGCCTTCCTCAGGCGCTCCGACCTTGAGCTGCGCAGGCGCGGCCCAGACCTCGACACGCCCGATATCATGCCGCTGCAGCGAGCCGTGGGTTTCATCGACCTCGTCGCCTTCACAAGCAAGTCGCGCGAATTGGGTTCGGCGCAGCTCGTAACATTTATCCGCGACTTCGAGTTCACGTGCCGAGAGATCATCACCCAGAACGGTGCCCGCCTCGTCAAGACGGTCGGCGATGCCGTGATCTTCATCGCCGATGATCTGACCATCGGCGCGAAGGTCGCAACCGAACTCGTCTACCAGCTCGGCAAGATCGAGGGCATGCTCCCCGTCAAGGCGTCACTCCTGTGGGGGCGGGTCGTGTCGTCCTTCGGCGATATCTTCGGCCCCACCGTCAATCTCGCGAGCAGGCTCGTCGACATTGCCGACGAGGGCTCGATCCTGATCGACCGCGCCACCTATACGGCCCTCGGGGATGCTGGCCGCGGCTCCTACATGGTTCTGCCCTACGGCCAACAGGATCTGGGCGGCACGGGTACGGTTGAGATCTTCGAACTGAAGAAGTTCCGCTGA
- a CDS encoding LCP family protein, which produces MPLILLLIFAMVAWPLYLFTYGNSNLRHVSALSGAAATPGKTVLFAGTDQRSEDGINDGVEGQRSDSIMLVHVPESGNPSLISLPRDTYVSIPGYGNAKLNTAYSVGGPELLVATVEGLSGLTVDHYVEVGMDGISSLVDSVGGVELCLDYDVNDPMSGLVWEAGCHDSDGVQALAFTRMRYSDPLGDIGRTARQRQVIGQVMDKAISPATLFNPFRQRELVRSATTVLTVDTETDLLDLARIALPMRTIMGPNGIVGTPPIIDLNYQPGGVGSTVLLNPETVDEFFGKVADGSITQADVAANLL; this is translated from the coding sequence ATGCCGCTGATCCTCCTCCTGATCTTTGCCATGGTCGCGTGGCCCCTCTATCTCTTCACGTACGGGAACTCGAATCTGCGGCATGTCAGCGCTCTCTCCGGGGCGGCCGCCACTCCTGGGAAGACTGTTCTCTTCGCGGGGACCGATCAGCGGTCCGAGGATGGCATCAACGATGGGGTGGAGGGACAGCGGTCCGACTCGATCATGCTCGTCCACGTCCCCGAATCCGGGAACCCCTCACTCATCTCCCTGCCCCGCGACACGTATGTGTCGATCCCGGGGTATGGGAACGCCAAGCTCAACACCGCCTATTCTGTCGGCGGGCCCGAGCTGCTCGTCGCAACGGTGGAGGGCCTGTCAGGTTTGACAGTTGATCACTACGTGGAAGTCGGCATGGATGGAATCTCGTCCCTTGTCGACTCTGTCGGAGGTGTCGAGCTCTGTCTCGACTACGACGTCAACGACCCGATGTCCGGCCTCGTGTGGGAGGCCGGATGCCACGACTCGGATGGTGTCCAGGCTCTGGCCTTCACCCGCATGCGGTACTCGGATCCCCTCGGGGATATTGGCCGCACTGCCCGCCAACGGCAGGTCATCGGCCAAGTCATGGACAAGGCGATCAGCCCAGCAACGCTCTTCAATCCCTTCAGACAGAGAGAGCTGGTTCGTTCAGCCACGACGGTTCTCACCGTGGACACGGAGACGGACCTGCTCGACCTTGCGCGGATCGCCCTCCCCATGCGGACCATCATGGGCCCGAACGGCATCGTCGGCACACCGCCGATCATCGATCTGAACTACCAGCCCGGAGGCGTGGGATCGACCGTGCTGCTCAATCCGGAGACGGTCGACGAGTTCTTCGGGAAGGTCGCAGACGGATCGATCACCCAAGCCGACGTCGCAGCGAATCTCCTTTAG
- the purE gene encoding 5-(carboxyamino)imidazole ribonucleotide mutase, producing MRVGVVMGSDSDWPVMEAATIALDEFGIEWEADVVSAHRMADEMIAYGTTAKERGLSVIIAGAGGAAHLPGMLASVTTLPVIGVPVPLAHLDGMDSLLSIVQMPAGVPVATVSIGGARNAGLLAARILSVTDPAIADAMKEFQESLAEAARAKGDSLRRRLG from the coding sequence ATGCGCGTCGGTGTCGTCATGGGATCAGACTCGGACTGGCCCGTCATGGAAGCCGCAACCATAGCTCTCGATGAGTTCGGGATCGAATGGGAAGCCGATGTGGTGTCAGCACATCGCATGGCGGACGAGATGATCGCCTACGGGACAACAGCCAAAGAGCGCGGCCTCAGTGTCATCATCGCCGGGGCAGGCGGGGCGGCCCACCTCCCCGGCATGCTGGCCTCAGTCACAACATTGCCCGTCATCGGCGTCCCCGTGCCGCTCGCACACCTCGACGGCATGGATTCCCTGCTGTCGATCGTCCAGATGCCGGCCGGGGTGCCGGTGGCAACCGTGTCGATCGGTGGGGCCCGGAATGCCGGGCTGCTCGCTGCCCGCATCCTCTCCGTCACCGATCCGGCGATCGCGGATGCGATGAAAGAATTCCAGGAGAGCCTGGCCGAGGCGGCTCGGGCTAAAGGAGATTCGCTGCGACGTCGGCTTGGGTGA
- a CDS encoding LCP family protein — protein sequence MVSALLAIILFLASTIYFAYTRLDGNIQTQDINVYLDRGEEADEIEPYKPGDDINILILGSDVREGEADIDGAGQAGQVVGMRSDTTMLAHISADRSRVEIVSIPRDTLVDIPSCRLPDGTWTEARTSAIFNSAFSIGGQTGDVGAAAACTIRTVEDLTDLYIDGFVVVDFASFQQFVDALGGVEMCFDEALADSTAGLDIVAGCQTLDGESALAFARARKGIGDGSDIGRMQRQQDLVMAIADEALSRNLLTDLPSLYRLVDAVSQSIVTDSELGNIDKIASLANSIRSVSTEDFFLMTMPWDPAGARVLPSADAAILWESLLADVPLTTVFDEDGGLLPVEPTADPTTQAGTVTP from the coding sequence GTGGTGAGCGCACTGCTGGCTATCATTCTATTCCTCGCGTCCACGATCTACTTCGCATACACACGGCTCGACGGCAATATTCAGACCCAGGACATCAACGTCTACCTCGACCGCGGTGAAGAGGCTGACGAGATCGAGCCCTACAAGCCCGGTGATGATATCAACATTCTCATCCTCGGTTCGGACGTCCGTGAGGGCGAGGCCGATATCGATGGCGCCGGCCAAGCAGGCCAGGTGGTCGGCATGCGGTCAGATACGACCATGTTGGCCCATATCTCCGCGGATCGGTCCAGGGTCGAGATCGTGTCGATTCCACGGGACACCCTCGTCGACATTCCCTCCTGCCGGCTTCCCGACGGCACGTGGACGGAGGCGCGGACGTCTGCCATCTTCAACTCGGCATTCTCCATCGGCGGGCAGACCGGCGATGTCGGCGCGGCCGCCGCCTGCACGATCCGCACCGTCGAAGATCTGACTGATCTCTACATCGACGGTTTCGTGGTCGTCGACTTCGCTTCCTTCCAGCAGTTCGTCGACGCTCTCGGCGGCGTCGAGATGTGCTTCGATGAGGCACTGGCCGATAGCACGGCGGGTCTCGACATTGTCGCGGGATGCCAGACTCTCGATGGCGAATCCGCTCTGGCTTTTGCACGCGCCCGCAAGGGTATCGGTGACGGGTCAGATATCGGCCGTATGCAGCGCCAGCAGGACCTCGTCATGGCGATCGCGGATGAGGCCCTCAGCCGCAACCTGCTCACCGACCTGCCGTCTCTCTACCGGCTCGTCGACGCGGTGTCCCAGTCGATCGTGACGGATTCCGAACTGGGCAACATCGACAAGATCGCCTCGCTGGCGAACTCGATTCGTTCCGTCTCGACAGAGGACTTCTTCCTCATGACCATGCCGTGGGATCCTGCCGGTGCACGCGTCCTGCCGTCCGCGGACGCCGCCATCCTGTGGGAGTCCCTCCTTGCCGACGTCCCGCTAACGACAGTCTTCGATGAAGACGGCGGCCTCCTCCCGGTGGAGCCGACAGCCGATCCGACCACACAAGCAGGGACTGTGACCCCGTGA
- a CDS encoding response regulator transcription factor produces MTKVLLVEDDLAISDPLVRALGREGYEVSPHGTGRSALEELDGATDLIILDLGLPDMDGLDVARSIRSQGLTVPILILTARADEVDMVVGLDAGADDYVTKPFRLAELMARVRALLRRGSGEESEQDILSAQDVKVDVSAHRAWVNGKELHLTGKEFDLLTVLIRDAGSVVSREDLMEQVWGSDTASSTKKLDMHVSWLRRKLGDDAAEPKYVSTVRGMGFRFEN; encoded by the coding sequence GTGACTAAGGTATTACTTGTTGAAGACGATCTCGCGATCTCCGATCCCCTCGTTCGCGCACTCGGCCGTGAAGGCTACGAGGTGAGCCCCCACGGTACGGGGCGCAGCGCGCTCGAAGAGCTTGACGGCGCCACGGACCTCATCATCCTCGACCTCGGATTGCCGGATATGGATGGGCTCGATGTGGCCCGTTCGATCAGGTCCCAGGGTCTGACCGTCCCCATTCTCATCCTGACGGCGCGTGCCGACGAGGTGGACATGGTTGTCGGCTTGGATGCTGGTGCCGATGACTACGTGACGAAACCGTTCCGTCTCGCCGAGCTCATGGCCCGCGTGCGCGCCCTGCTCAGGCGGGGTTCCGGCGAAGAGAGCGAGCAGGACATTCTGTCTGCTCAGGACGTGAAAGTGGATGTCTCCGCTCATCGTGCGTGGGTGAATGGGAAGGAACTCCACCTGACCGGCAAGGAGTTCGATCTCCTCACCGTTCTCATCCGCGACGCAGGCTCGGTCGTGTCCCGTGAGGACCTCATGGAGCAGGTGTGGGGTTCCGACACTGCCTCATCCACGAAGAAGCTGGACATGCACGTGTCGTGGCTCCGCCGCAAGCTCGGCGATGACGCTGCGGAACCGAAGTACGTCTCCACTGTTCGTGGCATGGGATTCCGGTTCGAGAACTAG
- a CDS encoding DUF885 domain-containing protein: MSERTRIDEIADSYVTSLCKISPLFASATGMAKTGLLDDFSPEGIQERIDLDQATLRELRNSEPTSDNDWVTKAAMIERLESSLAIATDEIGALNVIASPIQDIRDSFDLMDRETDEDWDLIRERLEAIPTALRQYREALSWRHDKGAPFPARQIAAGVQQAQQIATGGILDELTERGMDTDEARASFADLAAFLSSLPQTSVDGIGRDRYPAHLKYFLGSDVDVDETFEWAEHELASIISEQEKTAAVLYGPGTTIAETIERLNSDPARQIHGRENLREWMQKTADDAVAGTLSEFDIPESLRRIDAKVLYPGTGGIYYTQPSDDLSRPGAMWWSVPEGVETFNTWLEKTTVYHEGVPGHHLQIGTTVASPHLNSWRRLASWVSGHGEGWALYAERLMADLGFLDDPGDYFGMLDSQRLRAARVRVDIGVHVKGWTAEQAWDFLTANVAMDHSFLAFELDRYLGWPGQAPSYKIGQRLWESERDAALARGESLKDFHTRALSLGTVGLDVLHEALSR; this comes from the coding sequence ATGAGTGAACGTACACGTATCGACGAGATCGCAGACTCCTATGTCACATCCCTCTGCAAGATCTCTCCCCTGTTCGCGTCGGCGACCGGCATGGCCAAGACGGGCCTCCTCGATGATTTCTCTCCCGAGGGGATTCAGGAGCGGATCGACCTCGATCAGGCCACCCTTCGAGAGCTTCGGAACTCCGAGCCCACATCGGACAACGACTGGGTGACGAAGGCGGCGATGATCGAACGCCTCGAGTCCTCTCTCGCGATTGCCACCGACGAGATCGGCGCGCTCAACGTCATCGCCTCCCCCATCCAAGACATCCGCGACTCTTTCGACCTCATGGATCGGGAGACGGACGAGGATTGGGACCTGATCCGCGAGCGCCTCGAGGCCATCCCCACCGCCCTGCGCCAGTACCGTGAAGCACTGTCCTGGCGCCACGACAAGGGCGCTCCCTTCCCTGCCCGCCAAATCGCGGCGGGAGTTCAGCAGGCTCAGCAGATCGCTACCGGCGGCATCCTCGACGAGTTGACGGAGCGCGGGATGGACACGGATGAGGCGCGTGCATCGTTCGCCGATCTGGCCGCGTTCCTCTCGTCTCTCCCGCAGACGTCCGTCGATGGCATCGGACGCGACCGCTACCCCGCGCACCTCAAATACTTCCTCGGCTCGGACGTTGATGTCGATGAGACGTTCGAATGGGCGGAGCATGAGCTTGCCAGCATCATCTCCGAGCAGGAGAAGACCGCAGCGGTTCTCTACGGTCCGGGGACGACGATTGCCGAAACGATCGAGCGTCTCAACAGCGATCCTGCCCGTCAGATCCATGGGCGCGAGAACTTGAGGGAATGGATGCAGAAGACCGCTGATGATGCGGTTGCGGGAACGCTCTCCGAATTCGATATTCCCGAATCTCTCCGTCGAATCGACGCCAAGGTCCTCTATCCCGGTACCGGCGGCATCTACTACACGCAGCCGTCCGATGATCTGTCTCGGCCCGGCGCCATGTGGTGGTCCGTTCCCGAGGGCGTGGAGACGTTCAATACGTGGTTGGAGAAGACCACGGTCTACCACGAGGGTGTCCCCGGACATCACCTCCAGATCGGCACGACTGTCGCATCGCCCCACCTCAACAGCTGGCGCCGCCTCGCGTCGTGGGTGTCGGGTCACGGAGAGGGATGGGCGCTGTATGCGGAGCGCCTCATGGCGGATCTCGGCTTCCTGGATGACCCGGGTGACTATTTCGGAATGCTGGATTCCCAGCGTCTGCGCGCGGCGCGCGTCCGCGTCGATATCGGTGTCCACGTCAAGGGCTGGACCGCGGAGCAGGCCTGGGATTTCCTCACGGCGAACGTTGCCATGGATCATTCCTTCCTGGCGTTCGAACTCGACCGATACCTGGGTTGGCCGGGGCAGGCGCCGTCCTACAAGATTGGGCAGCGTCTATGGGAGTCCGAACGGGACGCGGCGCTAGCCCGCGGAGAGTCGCTCAAGGACTTCCATACGCGCGCGCTGTCTCTCGGCACCGTCGGATTGGACGTTCTCCATGAAGCTCTGTCTCGCTAG
- a CDS encoding 5-(carboxyamino)imidazole ribonucleotide synthase, with protein sequence MGQKVVGTGARAGAPVVCVIGGGQLARMMQEAAIALGVELRALVEADDGSAGQAIRYSQVGAADDRATIEEFVDGEIVTVEHEHIPDDILRAIDSRPSADALVFAQDKLVMRASLDAPHPTWYEAATADDIDAAVERLGGVAIAKAPRGGYDGKGVAVIRSHTDIPWTWEGDSILLEEKVPFDMEVSQLVARRPSGEMVAWPLVQSVQRDGICFEVTAPAPVPDDLREQAAAIAARIAEQTGVVGVLAVEMFVVRGALIVNELAMRPHNTGHWTIEGAVTSQFEQHLRAVLDLPLGDTRAVAPWSVMVNLLDSALSDPREALRDVWEADPGVKIHMYGKEVRPGRKIGHVTVTGTDLDDVRARAHAAIATLEGR encoded by the coding sequence ATGGGACAGAAAGTAGTCGGTACAGGCGCACGTGCGGGCGCTCCAGTGGTGTGTGTCATCGGCGGGGGCCAACTGGCGCGGATGATGCAGGAGGCTGCGATAGCTCTCGGAGTGGAGCTCCGTGCGCTCGTCGAAGCCGACGATGGGTCAGCCGGCCAAGCGATCCGCTACTCGCAGGTCGGTGCGGCCGACGACAGGGCCACGATCGAGGAGTTCGTGGACGGTGAGATCGTCACGGTCGAGCATGAGCATATTCCCGATGACATTCTGCGTGCGATCGACTCCAGGCCATCGGCCGATGCCCTCGTTTTCGCCCAAGACAAGCTCGTCATGAGGGCTTCTCTCGATGCGCCACACCCCACCTGGTACGAGGCGGCAACAGCGGACGATATCGATGCCGCTGTTGAACGCCTCGGCGGCGTCGCCATCGCCAAGGCGCCTCGCGGCGGTTACGACGGCAAGGGCGTGGCAGTCATCCGCTCCCACACAGACATTCCGTGGACGTGGGAGGGGGACAGTATCCTCCTCGAAGAGAAGGTCCCGTTCGACATGGAGGTGTCCCAACTTGTGGCGCGACGGCCCTCGGGAGAGATGGTGGCGTGGCCGCTCGTCCAGTCGGTGCAGCGCGATGGGATCTGTTTCGAGGTCACGGCTCCAGCCCCCGTCCCGGATGATCTGCGCGAGCAGGCCGCCGCAATCGCCGCTCGTATCGCCGAACAGACGGGCGTTGTCGGTGTTCTCGCCGTCGAGATGTTCGTTGTGCGGGGTGCTCTCATTGTCAACGAACTGGCCATGCGGCCCCACAACACGGGGCATTGGACGATCGAGGGAGCGGTGACGAGCCAGTTCGAACAGCACCTGCGCGCCGTTCTCGACCTGCCGCTGGGAGACACGCGTGCCGTCGCACCCTGGTCGGTCATGGTCAACCTCCTCGATTCCGCCCTCAGCGACCCTCGTGAGGCTCTGAGAGACGTCTGGGAGGCAGACCCCGGGGTCAAGATCCACATGTATGGCAAGGAAGTGCGGCCAGGCCGGAAGATCGGCCACGTCACCGTGACAGGAACAGACCTTGATGACGTGCGTGCGAGAGCCCACGCCGCCATCGCAACCCTGGAAGGACGTTGA
- a CDS encoding ATP-binding protein, with protein sequence MRRRALRMTLLAVLLAVLLLGLPMSIFGSTMLWNQEISNLRVQASSLSSIVERRIDRGDAVTPELLSGWGGDADHPTHVTVFLPNGERISGGDELPSSVITVVERTVSGAVIQIQTDRGHIYRSIAGFVFLVVVASTCALIAGALMAARQSRKLSAPLIYLAASAEQIGTGTVRPHLRKSGIEEIDLVNEELVRTADRMAGRLAAERQFAADASHQLRTPLTALSMRLDEIEMITEDEEVLNEVHACQDQVERLTGVVTELLKTSRSDSGGTTEAVRLDKIMDQQRDEWRKVFSKAKRDLVFAVDDDITVLATPGSLAQIIATLIENAVKYGAGTTVVAARYTANRKGVVISVSDEGEGVPEEIGDSVFTPGISTGGSTGLGLPLALNLAKADGGKLELAQNRPPVFTLTLNAVPTSLDPEKVLPQGALISMGSRRRRR encoded by the coding sequence ATGCGTCGCCGTGCGCTGAGGATGACTCTGCTGGCGGTGCTGCTTGCAGTCCTTCTCCTCGGGTTGCCCATGTCGATCTTTGGTTCCACCATGCTGTGGAATCAAGAGATCTCCAACCTGCGAGTCCAGGCGTCCTCCCTTTCCTCGATCGTCGAACGGCGCATCGACCGAGGTGACGCTGTCACCCCAGAGCTGTTGAGCGGCTGGGGCGGGGATGCTGACCACCCCACCCACGTGACCGTCTTCCTCCCCAACGGGGAACGGATATCGGGTGGGGATGAGCTGCCGTCCTCCGTCATCACCGTTGTCGAAAGGACAGTGTCCGGGGCGGTGATACAGATCCAGACGGATCGCGGACACATCTACCGCTCGATAGCAGGATTCGTCTTCCTCGTCGTCGTCGCATCCACATGCGCTCTTATCGCGGGGGCGCTCATGGCGGCGCGTCAGTCGCGCAAGCTCTCCGCACCGCTCATCTACCTCGCAGCATCGGCGGAGCAGATCGGCACCGGCACCGTCCGCCCGCACCTTCGCAAGTCCGGCATCGAAGAGATCGACCTCGTCAACGAGGAACTGGTCCGCACAGCGGACCGCATGGCAGGGCGTCTTGCCGCCGAGAGGCAGTTCGCCGCAGATGCCTCCCACCAGCTCAGAACGCCCCTCACGGCGCTGTCGATGCGACTCGACGAGATCGAGATGATCACAGAGGACGAGGAGGTTCTCAACGAGGTGCACGCCTGCCAGGACCAGGTCGAGCGCCTCACGGGAGTCGTGACAGAACTCCTCAAGACCTCACGGTCCGATTCGGGCGGCACGACCGAAGCTGTCAGGCTCGACAAGATTATGGACCAGCAGCGCGACGAGTGGCGGAAAGTGTTCTCGAAGGCGAAACGAGACCTGGTCTTCGCGGTGGATGACGACATCACTGTTCTGGCGACGCCGGGCTCACTCGCCCAGATCATCGCCACTCTTATCGAGAACGCAGTCAAGTACGGTGCCGGGACGACAGTCGTTGCAGCCCGGTATACGGCCAACCGCAAGGGCGTTGTCATCTCGGTGTCCGATGAGGGAGAGGGCGTGCCCGAGGAGATCGGGGACAGTGTCTTCACCCCCGGAATATCGACGGGCGGTTCTACCGGTCTCGGCCTCCCGCTCGCGCTGAACCTTGCCAAGGCGGATGGTGGGAAGCTCGAGCTCGCGCAGAACAGACCTCCTGTCTTCACCTTGACGCTCAACGCCGTCCCGACATCCCTCGACCCCGAGAAGGTTCTACCGCAGGGCGCTCTCATCTCGATGGGATCCCGTCGCAGGCGCCGGTGA
- a CDS encoding glycosyltransferase family 2 protein, producing the protein MAGPSIHVVTVAFNPGEELERMLASLRDAAPGAALTVDIVDNGTETEVVDRAARNGGARIIRPGKNLGYGAAADRALRESQADWFMVVNPDTVFTPDSMSELVAASERWPAGGVFGPRLANVDGTIYPSARELPSLSIGIGHALLVSVWPGNPWTARYHGITDREHVCGWLSGACLLLRPEAYRQIGGFDPNYFMFFEDVDLGLRMREAEWESVYVPSATVIHDQGTSWRDRPAPMIRAHHESAMRYISRAYPGKRNAPLRGAILAGLKLRSRWMTR; encoded by the coding sequence GTGGCCGGACCGAGCATTCACGTCGTGACCGTCGCATTCAACCCGGGAGAGGAGCTCGAGCGCATGCTCGCATCCCTCCGGGATGCGGCACCGGGTGCGGCATTGACGGTCGATATCGTCGACAACGGCACCGAGACCGAAGTCGTCGACAGGGCCGCCCGCAACGGCGGGGCCCGGATCATTCGTCCCGGGAAGAACCTCGGCTACGGCGCGGCCGCAGATCGAGCCCTGCGCGAATCGCAGGCCGACTGGTTCATGGTCGTCAACCCGGACACCGTGTTCACCCCCGACTCCATGTCAGAACTCGTTGCGGCATCGGAGCGGTGGCCTGCGGGCGGGGTGTTCGGGCCCCGGCTCGCCAACGTCGACGGAACGATCTACCCCTCTGCCCGGGAGCTCCCATCGCTCTCGATCGGTATCGGACATGCACTTCTCGTCTCGGTCTGGCCCGGGAACCCGTGGACGGCGCGCTACCACGGGATCACTGATCGGGAGCATGTGTGCGGATGGCTGTCAGGGGCGTGCCTGCTTCTCCGGCCTGAGGCATACCGCCAGATCGGCGGCTTCGACCCGAACTATTTCATGTTCTTCGAAGATGTCGACTTGGGCTTGAGGATGAGGGAGGCGGAATGGGAGTCAGTCTACGTTCCGTCCGCGACTGTCATCCACGACCAGGGAACATCCTGGAGAGACCGGCCCGCCCCCATGATCCGCGCACATCACGAATCCGCCATGAGGTACATTTCCCGTGCCTATCCGGGCAAGAGAAACGCCCCGCTGCGCGGGGCGATTCTTGCAGGACTGAAGCTCCGATCGCGCTGGATGACGCGCTAG
- a CDS encoding GtrA family protein gives MFSRFVRRLLRGQTLKEWLVEFLRFCTIGLGAYVVDIGLFNLLAYHWPVALPFDQSMTAKTISVSVSIVFAWVGNRLWTFREKAQNNRRREFTMFVLVNLGGMAIALGCLGVSRFILDYDSQFADNVAANGVGLVLGTAFRYVCYRYLVFASPAPATGSHRDESALR, from the coding sequence GTGTTCTCGCGTTTCGTTAGGCGGCTGCTCCGCGGACAGACCCTAAAGGAATGGCTGGTCGAGTTTCTCCGATTCTGCACCATTGGTCTCGGTGCATACGTTGTCGACATCGGCCTATTCAACCTGTTGGCCTATCACTGGCCCGTTGCTCTGCCCTTCGATCAGTCGATGACCGCGAAAACGATCTCGGTGTCTGTCTCCATCGTCTTCGCCTGGGTCGGCAACCGGCTGTGGACCTTCCGCGAGAAGGCCCAGAACAATAGGCGTCGAGAGTTCACGATGTTCGTCCTCGTCAACCTCGGCGGCATGGCGATCGCCCTCGGGTGCCTCGGCGTGTCGCGCTTCATCCTCGACTATGACTCCCAGTTCGCGGACAATGTTGCCGCGAACGGTGTGGGGCTCGTCCTCGGGACGGCCTTCAGATATGTCTGCTATCGCTATCTCGTGTTTGCGTCACCGGCGCCTGCGACGGGATCCCATCGAGATGAGAGCGCCCTGCGGTAG